The Vespa velutina chromosome 4, iVesVel2.1, whole genome shotgun sequence genome has a window encoding:
- the LOC124948787 gene encoding uncharacterized protein LOC124948787, protein MSKKNCINYEDRLKFLLAIMTENYDDAIEVGSLVLKQNPNDLSILKILSAIKDKIAINSLAESVASDSDENIHDAENMQINCDTSDLDSVMDDEEEDNDFVSIDTNKFCQSTTPVQNLSDCIKKCLLSGTGKEKKQESFVFKEKMYRVIPMKMNGKLF, encoded by the exons ATGAGTAAAAAGAATTGTATAAACTATGAAGATCGACTAAAG TTTCTTCTTGCTATTATGACTGAAAATTATGACGATGCAATTGAAGTTGGATCTTTAG TTTTAAAACAGAACCCAAATGATCTAAGCATTCTGAAAATATTATCTGccattaaagataaaattg CAATAAACAGTCTGGCGGAATCTGTCGCCAGTGATTCAGATGAAAACATCCATGATGCAGAGAATATGCAAATAAATTGCGACACGAGCGATCTTGATTCCGTTATGGATGATGAAGAGGAGGATAACGATTTCGTCTCTATAGATACGAACAAGTTTTGTCAAAGTACAACACCAGTACAAAATTTGTCGGATTGTATCAAGAAATGTCTTCTATCTGGTACcggtaaagagaagaaacaagagagttttgtcttcaaagaaaaaatgtatcggGTAATACCTATGAAAATGAAcggaaaattattctaa